A section of the Carassius auratus strain Wakin unplaced genomic scaffold, ASM336829v1 scaf_tig00027603, whole genome shotgun sequence genome encodes:
- the LOC113079299 gene encoding three finger toxin MALT0052C-like isoform X1, which produces MQETDTGSYEPTSSQLWLCSKSSRMMKVLLLTLVLVLILTNGSALKCYNCVPGSPGGSCATTQETCGYKKDTCVSARFTIAPYSSFRRCISMADCMILQSSPTIKVKCCQTDLCNTPV; this is translated from the exons ATGCAAGAGACAGACACAGGTTCATATGAACCAACTTCTTCTCAGCTCTGGCTCTGCTCCAAGTCAAG CAGAATGATGAAGGTTCTGCTGCTGACTCTTGTTCTCGTCCTGATCTTGACGAATG GATCTGCCCTGAAATGTTATAACTGTGTCCCCGGCTCCCCTGGAGGAAGTTGTGCGACCACTCAGGAGACGTGTGGCTATAAAAAAGACACCTGTGTGTCTGCCAGATTCACTATCGCTCCCT ATTCTTCCTTCCGGAGGTGCATTAGCATGGCAGACTGCATGATTCTTCAGTCCAGTCCCACTATTAAAGTCAAGTGCTGTCAGACGGATCTGTGCAACACCCCGGTTTAG
- the LOC113079325 gene encoding CD59 glycoprotein-like — protein sequence MMKFLLLAVVLVLVVTGGSALECLHCVPEKAGGACETTFVTCPPDKDACAAAKFRRSPYGHYQKCMSMSGCEMVKQNAFINIKCCQKDFCNTFD from the exons ATGATGAAGTTCCTCTTATTGGCTGTTGTTCTCGTGCTGGTCGTGACTGGCG GCTCGGCTCTGGAATGCCTGCACTGTGTCCCAGAGAAAGCAGGAGGGGCTTGCGAGACCACCTTCGTAACCTGTCCACCGGACAAAGACGCGTGTGCCGCTGCCAAGTTCCGCAGAAGCCCAT ATGGACATTACCAGAAGTGCATGTCCATGTCAGGCTGTGAGATGGTGAAACAGAACGCTTTCATCAACATCAAGTGCTGTCAGAAGGACTTCTGCAACACCTTTGACTGA
- the LOC113079299 gene encoding three finger toxin MALT0052C-like isoform X2 produces the protein MQETDTGSYEPTSSQLWLCSKSRMMKVLLLTLVLVLILTNGSALKCYNCVPGSPGGSCATTQETCGYKKDTCVSARFTIAPYSSFRRCISMADCMILQSSPTIKVKCCQTDLCNTPV, from the exons ATGCAAGAGACAGACACAGGTTCATATGAACCAACTTCTTCTCAGCTCTGGCTCTGCTCCAAGTCAAG AATGATGAAGGTTCTGCTGCTGACTCTTGTTCTCGTCCTGATCTTGACGAATG GATCTGCCCTGAAATGTTATAACTGTGTCCCCGGCTCCCCTGGAGGAAGTTGTGCGACCACTCAGGAGACGTGTGGCTATAAAAAAGACACCTGTGTGTCTGCCAGATTCACTATCGCTCCCT ATTCTTCCTTCCGGAGGTGCATTAGCATGGCAGACTGCATGATTCTTCAGTCCAGTCCCACTATTAAAGTCAAGTGCTGTCAGACGGATCTGTGCAACACCCCGGTTTAG
- the LOC113079294 gene encoding activin receptor type-2B-like has protein sequence MIVTWLTFALVWCTGGSQAEVETRECVYYNDNWRTEKTNQSGFERCEGEKDKRLHCYASWLNSTGTIRLVKKGCWLDDFNCYDRQECVATEESPQVFFCCCEGNYCNEKFTHLPEAITPAVKIQPPQPGPSLWGVLVYSLLPLAILSLALVLACWTYHQRKPLYRHVDIGQEAGLPPPSPLVGLKPLQLLELKARGRFGCVWKAQLLSEYVAVKIFPIQDKQSWQNERDIYLTEGFKHENILHYISAEKRGTNLQMELWLVTEFHERGSLADYLKGNPVSWPQLCHISASMSRGLAYLHEDLPYRAEGPKPAIAHRDFKSKNILLKTDLTAVIADFGLAVCFEPGKPPGDTHGQVGTWRYMAPEVLEGAINFQRDAFLRIDMYALGLVLWELVSRCTASDGPVGEYQLPFEEEVGQHPSLEDLQDVVVHKKMRPVFRDCWIKHPGLGQLCETIEECWDHDAEARLSAGCVEERISSFSKTSNTINTSTSECLVSMMMTSHSDMDLPPT, from the exons ATGATTGTTACCTGGCTGACTTTTGCACTCGTCTGGTGCACAG GAGGCAGTCAGGCGGAGGTGGAGACTAGAGAGTGCGTCTACTACAATGATAACTGGAGGACggagaaaaccaatcagagcggtTTTGAGAGGTGTGAAGGGGAGAAAGACAAGAGGCTGCACTGTTACGCCTCCTGGTTGAACTCCACTGGAACCATCCGTCTGGTCAAAAAAGGCTGCTGGCTCGACGACTTCAACTGTTACGACAG acaGGAGTGTGTGGCCACGGAGGAGAGTCCGCAGGTGTTCTTCTGCTGCTGTGAAGGAAACTATTGTAATGAGAAGTTCACACACCTGCCAGAAGCCATCACTCCTGCAG TAAAGATCCAGCCTCCTCAGCCCGGGCCGTCTCTGTGGGGTGTGCTGGTTTACTCTCTTCTTCCTTTGGCCATTCTCTCTCTGGCCCTGGTGCTCGCCTGCTGGACGTACCACCAACGAAAACCACTCTACAGACACGTCGACATCGGCCAG GAGGCTGGTCTTCCTCCCCCGTCTCCTCTGGTTGGCCTGAAGCCACTTCAGTTGCTGGAGTTGAAGGCCCGAGGGCGTTTTGGCTGTGTCTGGAAGGCCCAGTTACTGAGTGAATATGTGGCGGTGAAAATATTCCCCATCCAG GACAAGCAGTCGTGGCAAAATGAAAGAGACATTTACCTCACCGAGGGTTTTAAACACGAGAATATTCTTCACTACATCTCAGCAGAAAAACGCGGCACAAACCTTCAGATGGAGTTGTGGCTGGTCACAGAATTCCATGAACGG GGTTCACTAGCAGATTACCTGAAGGGAAACCCGGTGAGCTGGCCTCAGTTGTGCCATATTTCTGCAAGTATGTCCCGTGGCCTGGCGTACCTTCATGAAGACCTTCCTTACCGAGCAGAGGGACCCAAACCCGCCATCGCACACAG AGACTTCAAGAGTAAGAATATCCTGCTCAAGACTGATTTGACCGCAGTGATTGCAGACTTTGGGCTGGCTGTCTGCTTCGAGCCTGGGAAACCGCCTGGAGACACACACGGCCAG GTGGGAACTTGGCGTTACATGGCTCCAGAGGTGCTGGAGGGAGCCATTAATTTCCAAAGGGATGCTTTCCTAAGGATCGACATGTACGCTCTAGGACTGGTGCTGTGGGAGCTGGTGTCTCGCTGCACCGCCTCTGATG GTCCTGTAGGCGAGTATCAGCTGCCCTTTGAGGAGGAGGTGGGCCAACATCCTTCACTGGAAGACCTTCAAGATGTGGTGGTCCACAAGAAGATGCGGCCGGTCTTTAGAGACTGTTGGATCAAACATCCG GGTTTGGGCCAGTTGTGCGAGACCATCGAGGAGTGCTGGGACCACGACGCAGAGGCGCGACTGTCAGCAGGGTGCGTGGAGGAGCGCATCTCCAGCTTCTCCAAGACCTCCAACACCATCAACACGTCTACCTCGGAGTGCCTGGTCTCCATGATGATGACGTCCCACAGCGACATGGACCTTCCTCCCACCTGA
- the LOC113079303 gene encoding gamma-crystallin N-A-like, with the protein MSQYSGKIVFYEGKCFTGQRLEVFGDCENFQDRGFMNRVNSIRVESGAWVCFDHPDFKGQQYILEKGEYPDFQRWNAHNDHMGSCKPIKMHGEHYRMELYEGQNFTGQCVELCDDCAFLQSTGFSKNCLNSIKVYGDGAWVMYEEPDYRGRMYIVERGNYCSFMDWQAENPNIQSIRRVVNYF; encoded by the exons ATGTCACAGTATTCAGGGAAG ATAGTGTTCTACGAGGGGAAGTGCTTCACAGGCcagaggctggaggtgtttgGAGACTGTGAAAACTTCCAGGACCGTGGTTTCATGAACAGGGTGAACTCCATCCGCGTGGAGAGCGGGGCCTGGGTGTGTTTCGATCATCCTGATTTCAAGGGACAGCAGTACATCCTGGAAAAAGGAGAGTATCCCGACTTCCAACGCTGGAACGCCCACAATGATCACATGGGCTCCTGCAAGCCAATCAAAATG CACGGGGAGCACTACCGGATGGAGCTTTATGAGGGTCAGAACTTCACCGGTCAGTGTGTTGAACTGTGTGACGACTGTGCCTTCCTCCAGAGCACCGGATTCAGCAAGAACTGCCTCAACTCCATTAAAGTCTACGGAGACGGAGC TTGGGTGATGTACGAGGAGCCGGACTATCGTGGCCGCATGTACATTGTAGAAAGAGGAAACTACTGCTCATTTATGGATTGGCAAGCTGAGAATCCCAACATCCAGTCTATCCGCAGGGTGGTTAACTATTTCTAA
- the LOC113079309 gene encoding CD59 glycoprotein-like: MKTLLGALVLVLVLNYGSALKCNNCVPLSGTRCTQTQETCGFGKDACIAARFNFSPFMSFRRCSSTTECLILSSNTAMKVKCCHSDLCNNMIII; the protein is encoded by the exons ATGAAGACTTTGCTGGGGGCCCTTGTTCTTGTTCTGGTGTTGAACTACG GATCTGCCCTGAAATGCAACAACTGTGTCCCTTTGAGTGGGACGCGCTGCACACAAACTCAAGAGACCTGTGGCTTTGGAAAAGACGCCTGTATCGCGGCCAGATTCAACTTCTCTCCCT TCATGAGCTTTCGGAGATGCAGCAGTACGACGGAGTGTCTCATTCTCTCGAGTAACACTGCCATGAAAGTGAAATGCTGCCATTCTGATCTCTGCAATAACATGATCATCATTTAG